In Pradoshia eiseniae, the following are encoded in one genomic region:
- a CDS encoding D-alanine--D-alanine ligase → MKIRLGLLYGGKSAEHKVSMQTALAVIKALDASKFDIHPIYINEEGQWIKGPQLEGPVDSVKQLEFGANEGAIEATGFNSIVAQDSSEGFDVVFPLLHGPNGEDGTVQGLLELLNIPYVGNGVLASSAGMDKVIMKNIFAQAGLTQVGYSSYLRSEYTGNEEAVCDEVEKEIGYPCFVKPANLGSSVGISKADNREELLAAFAEAFQFDRKVIIEEGVKAREVELGVIGNDHPEVSVAGEIIPKKDFYDYKAKYEDGDTALVIPAELTEEEYANLKEMAVKAYKALDCSGLVRADFFLTGDGKAYINEVNTMPGFTPFSMFPLLWKHTGVDYPELIEKLIQLALDRHAEKQKIKYTI, encoded by the coding sequence ATGAAAATCAGACTAGGATTATTATACGGCGGAAAATCTGCAGAACATAAAGTATCCATGCAAACAGCACTAGCGGTCATCAAGGCGCTGGATGCATCTAAATTTGATATACATCCGATTTACATAAATGAAGAAGGGCAGTGGATCAAAGGGCCCCAACTCGAAGGACCTGTTGATTCTGTGAAACAGCTGGAATTTGGAGCAAATGAAGGAGCAATTGAAGCGACTGGATTCAATAGCATTGTTGCTCAGGATTCTAGCGAAGGTTTTGACGTTGTATTCCCGCTCTTGCACGGACCAAATGGTGAGGATGGAACGGTACAAGGATTGTTAGAGCTATTGAATATCCCTTATGTAGGAAATGGTGTTCTTGCCTCTTCTGCTGGAATGGATAAAGTCATTATGAAGAATATTTTTGCACAGGCAGGACTTACTCAAGTTGGGTACTCATCCTACCTGCGTTCTGAATATACAGGTAATGAAGAGGCTGTATGTGATGAAGTGGAAAAAGAAATCGGTTATCCATGCTTTGTCAAACCGGCTAATCTTGGTTCAAGTGTCGGAATCAGCAAGGCAGATAATCGTGAAGAGCTGCTTGCTGCATTTGCGGAAGCATTCCAATTCGACCGCAAAGTCATCATTGAAGAAGGTGTTAAGGCGCGAGAGGTTGAACTTGGTGTAATTGGCAACGATCATCCGGAGGTATCTGTCGCTGGTGAAATTATTCCGAAAAAAGATTTCTATGATTATAAGGCAAAATATGAAGATGGAGACACAGCATTAGTAATCCCGGCTGAACTCACGGAAGAGGAATATGCCAACCTAAAGGAAATGGCTGTTAAAGCGTATAAAGCATTGGATTGCTCTGGATTGGTGAGAGCGGACTTTTTCCTCACTGGCGATGGTAAAGCGTATATCAATGAAGTGAATACAATGCCTGGTTTCACGCCGTTTAGCATGTTCCCGCTTCTTTGGAAGCATACAGGTGTTGATTATCCGGAATTAATTGAAAAACTCATTCAATTAGCGCTTGACCGCCATGCAGAGAAACAAAAAATTAAATATACCATTTAA
- a CDS encoding UDP-N-acetylmuramoyl-tripeptide--D-alanyl-D-alanine ligase produces the protein MIKRTLAEIAAMVKGQIHDSVKDVMVAGVTNDTRKITDSNLFVPLQGEKSNGHDHVLQAFERGASASLWEHNQPNPPEGAALIFVEDSLKALQQLAKAYLNELEAKVIGITGSNGKTTTKDMTASILGIKYRVHKTNGNYNNHIGLPLTVLSAPEDTEMLILEMGMSSRGEISLLSRIGQPDAAIITNIGESHLLDLGSREGIAEAKMEIVEGLKPEGVLIYNGDEPLLINRIGEVASRKISFGRSITNDYYPADIQPGQDEMNFTIEKEGMHSFQLPVLGTHNVLNSLAAIAVGREMGISYEEIARGLRELKLTNMRMEVSFGANGEKIINDAYNASPTSMKAAIELVKGMTDATKKILVLGDMLELGPEEAEYHYKMGELITEEIDYVLAYGNLSVNLAEGAKANLGPERVFHFEEKEELVHKLKELTEPHALVLVKASRGMRLEEVVKAL, from the coding sequence ATGATAAAACGTACACTAGCTGAAATAGCAGCCATGGTAAAGGGCCAGATTCATGACTCTGTGAAAGATGTCATGGTCGCCGGAGTAACGAATGATACAAGAAAAATCACGGATTCTAATCTTTTCGTGCCCCTTCAAGGAGAGAAGAGCAATGGGCATGATCATGTCCTGCAAGCGTTTGAGCGAGGAGCTTCAGCGAGCCTTTGGGAACATAATCAGCCAAACCCTCCGGAAGGGGCAGCTCTCATCTTTGTTGAGGATAGCCTGAAGGCATTGCAGCAACTGGCAAAGGCCTATTTAAATGAGCTTGAAGCAAAGGTGATTGGCATCACGGGCTCTAATGGAAAGACAACGACAAAGGACATGACGGCCTCCATCCTTGGAATAAAATATCGCGTGCATAAGACAAACGGGAATTACAATAATCATATCGGTTTGCCGCTTACAGTATTATCCGCTCCCGAAGATACGGAAATGCTTATCCTGGAGATGGGGATGAGCAGCCGCGGAGAAATCTCCCTTCTATCTAGAATTGGACAACCTGATGCAGCCATTATCACCAACATTGGGGAATCCCATCTGCTTGATCTTGGTTCAAGGGAAGGAATTGCCGAAGCAAAGATGGAGATTGTTGAAGGACTCAAACCGGAAGGCGTTCTCATCTATAATGGTGATGAACCGCTCCTTATAAATCGAATAGGGGAGGTTGCATCCCGGAAAATCTCCTTTGGAAGAAGCATCACGAATGACTATTACCCTGCTGATATACAGCCTGGCCAGGATGAAATGAACTTCACGATCGAAAAGGAAGGAATGCATTCATTCCAGCTGCCGGTGCTTGGAACTCATAATGTGCTTAATTCTTTGGCAGCCATCGCTGTCGGAAGAGAAATGGGCATTTCTTATGAAGAGATTGCCAGAGGGCTTCGTGAGCTAAAGCTGACGAATATGCGTATGGAAGTATCCTTCGGCGCAAATGGCGAGAAAATCATCAATGATGCCTATAACGCGAGCCCAACCTCAATGAAGGCGGCGATTGAGCTTGTTAAGGGAATGACGGATGCAACGAAGAAGATTCTCGTGCTAGGTGATATGCTCGAATTAGGGCCAGAGGAAGCAGAGTACCACTATAAGATGGGTGAACTCATAACCGAAGAAATTGATTATGTATTGGCTTATGGAAATCTGTCTGTGAATCTTGCAGAAGGTGCGAAGGCGAACCTTGGCCCTGAGCGAGTCTTCCACTTTGAGGAGAAAGAGGAACTCGTTCATAAATTAAAAGAGCTGACAGAGCCCCATGCTCTTGTTCTTGTGAAAGCCTCCCGCGGCATGAGGCTTGAAGAGGTAGTTAAAGCCCTATAG
- a CDS encoding alpha/beta hydrolase: MIGCLFIHGFTGSPWEVEPLMEYIQENTNWTIACPVLPGHEEGGSLKGVSYTEWLDAASKALDELQRHCDTIYLIGFSMGGMIASTLAVNQPIDKLVLLSPAVFYYSPKQLSVELRALMQEMLQGKLKENALYIRYHAKIKHTPISAAMQFRKLVRNYRPHLPDISMPVFIAHGLQDGIVHYKSTQYLYDTVASKDKTALWLDGCNHLICHCENNEWLFKQVHEFLCK, translated from the coding sequence ATGATTGGATGCCTTTTTATTCATGGATTTACTGGTTCCCCGTGGGAAGTGGAGCCATTGATGGAATATATTCAAGAGAACACCAATTGGACAATAGCCTGTCCTGTCCTTCCCGGACATGAAGAAGGAGGCAGTCTGAAGGGTGTGTCCTATACAGAATGGCTTGATGCCGCGAGCAAGGCGCTTGATGAACTACAGAGGCATTGTGATACAATTTATTTGATTGGTTTCTCTATGGGGGGCATGATTGCCTCGACTTTAGCCGTTAATCAACCGATTGATAAATTAGTTTTGCTCAGTCCGGCAGTCTTTTATTACTCGCCGAAGCAGCTCTCCGTTGAATTAAGGGCACTAATGCAGGAAATGCTCCAAGGAAAACTTAAAGAAAATGCTCTATACATCCGCTACCATGCAAAAATAAAACACACCCCGATATCTGCAGCCATGCAATTCAGAAAGCTGGTCAGGAACTACAGGCCCCATTTGCCAGATATCTCGATGCCTGTCTTTATAGCGCATGGTCTGCAAGATGGTATTGTCCACTATAAAAGCACACAATATCTCTATGATACAGTCGCATCCAAAGATAAAACGGCCCTTTGGCTCGATGGATGCAATCATTTGATTTGTCATTGTGAGAATAATGAATGGCTCTTTAAACAAGTGCATGAGTTCTTGTGTAAATAA